The following proteins come from a genomic window of Achromobacter deleyi:
- the trpB gene encoding tryptophan synthase subunit beta, with protein sequence MKPYDFPDAQGHFGPYGGVFVAETLMHALDELRAAYDHYRTDPAFLEEFNYELKHFVGRPSPVYHARRWSELLGGAQIWFKREDLNHTGAHKVNNCIGQALLAKRMGKPRVIAETGAGQHGVATATVAARYGMECVVYMGSEDVRRQASNVYRMKLLGATVVPVTSGSRTLKDALNEAMRDWVTNIENTFYIIGTVAGPDPYPRMVRDFQTVIGNECLTQMPEAIGRQPDYVVAAVGGGSNAMGIFHPYIPYENVRLIGVEAAGEGMDSGKHAASLAAGQVGVLHGNRTYVMQDADGQVQETHSVSAGLDYPGVGPEHAWLKDTGRAEYAGITDDEALKAFHDCCRIEGIMPALESSHAIAQAVKMAATLPRDAVILVNLSGRGDKDMHTVAERAGIEL encoded by the coding sequence GTGAAACCTTACGATTTTCCGGATGCCCAGGGCCATTTCGGCCCTTATGGCGGTGTTTTCGTGGCGGAAACGCTGATGCACGCGCTCGACGAGCTGCGCGCCGCCTATGACCACTACCGTACCGATCCCGCCTTCCTGGAAGAGTTCAACTACGAACTCAAGCATTTCGTTGGCCGTCCCAGCCCGGTCTACCATGCCCGCCGCTGGTCGGAACTGCTGGGCGGCGCCCAGATCTGGTTCAAGCGCGAAGACCTGAACCACACCGGCGCGCACAAGGTCAACAACTGCATCGGCCAGGCCCTGCTGGCCAAGCGCATGGGCAAACCGCGCGTCATCGCCGAAACCGGCGCCGGCCAGCACGGCGTGGCCACGGCCACGGTGGCCGCCCGCTACGGCATGGAATGCGTGGTCTACATGGGCAGCGAAGACGTCCGCCGCCAGGCCTCCAACGTCTACCGCATGAAGCTGCTGGGCGCCACGGTGGTGCCGGTCACGTCCGGTTCGCGCACCCTGAAGGACGCGCTCAACGAAGCCATGCGCGACTGGGTCACCAACATCGAGAACACCTTCTACATCATCGGCACGGTGGCGGGTCCCGACCCCTATCCGCGCATGGTGCGCGACTTCCAGACCGTCATCGGCAATGAATGCCTGACGCAGATGCCCGAGGCCATCGGCCGTCAGCCCGACTACGTCGTGGCCGCGGTCGGCGGCGGTTCCAACGCCATGGGCATCTTCCACCCCTACATTCCGTACGAGAACGTGCGCCTGATCGGCGTCGAAGCCGCCGGCGAGGGCATGGACAGCGGCAAGCATGCCGCGTCGCTGGCCGCCGGCCAGGTCGGCGTGCTGCACGGCAACCGCACCTACGTCATGCAGGACGCCGACGGCCAGGTCCAGGAAACGCACTCGGTCTCGGCCGGCCTGGACTACCCGGGCGTCGGCCCCGAGCACGCCTGGCTCAAGGACACCGGCCGCGCCGAATACGCCGGCATCACCGACGACGAAGCCCTCAAGGCGTTCCACGACTGCTGCCGCATCGAAGGCATCATGCCCGCGCTGGAATCCTCCCATGCCATCGCCCAGGCCGTGAA
- the argE gene encoding acetylornithine deacetylase — protein sequence MNARTWLETLVGFDTTSRNSNLALIETVRDWLKGQGVEAWLAHNPERTKANLFATLPAQDGNQQGGIVLSGHTDVVPVDGQDWSTDPFKLVEKDGLLYGRGSCDMKGFIAGSLALVPEFLAMPRKKPIHLAFSYDEEVGCAGAPYMLADLLERGIRPEGCVVGEPTGMQVVVAHKGINLFRCKVHGKAAHSSLTPRGCNAIEYAARLICRIRDLADSFKANGPYDQFYDVPFSTMTTNQIRGGIAVNTIPELCEFTYEFRNLPGMQPDQIQAEVEKYVRDELLPRMKAEFDGASIEIETGAAAPALEASEEAAITQLVRALTEDRATRKVAYGTEAGLFQGIGIPTVVCGPGHIEQAHKPDEFVALDQLAACETFLRRMGQSL from the coding sequence ATGAACGCGCGCACCTGGCTGGAGACGCTGGTCGGTTTCGACACCACCAGCCGAAATTCCAATCTTGCCCTCATCGAGACCGTCCGTGACTGGCTCAAGGGCCAGGGCGTCGAGGCATGGCTGGCGCACAATCCCGAGCGCACCAAGGCCAATCTCTTCGCCACCCTGCCGGCGCAGGACGGCAACCAGCAGGGCGGCATCGTCCTGTCGGGCCACACCGACGTGGTGCCGGTCGACGGCCAGGACTGGAGCACCGATCCGTTCAAGCTGGTCGAAAAGGACGGCCTGCTGTACGGCCGCGGCAGTTGCGACATGAAGGGTTTCATTGCCGGCTCGCTGGCGCTGGTGCCGGAATTCCTGGCCATGCCGCGCAAGAAGCCGATCCACCTGGCGTTCTCCTACGACGAGGAAGTCGGCTGCGCCGGCGCCCCGTACATGCTGGCCGACCTGCTCGAACGCGGCATCCGCCCCGAGGGCTGCGTGGTGGGCGAACCCACCGGCATGCAGGTGGTGGTGGCGCACAAGGGCATCAACCTGTTCCGCTGCAAGGTGCACGGCAAGGCGGCGCACTCGTCGCTGACCCCGCGCGGCTGCAACGCCATCGAATACGCCGCCCGCCTGATCTGCCGCATCCGCGACCTGGCCGACAGTTTCAAGGCCAACGGCCCGTACGACCAGTTCTACGACGTGCCGTTCTCGACCATGACGACCAACCAGATCCGGGGCGGCATCGCGGTCAACACCATCCCCGAGCTGTGCGAATTCACCTATGAATTCCGCAATCTGCCGGGCATGCAACCCGACCAGATCCAGGCCGAAGTCGAAAAATACGTGCGTGATGAGCTCCTGCCGCGCATGAAGGCCGAATTCGACGGCGCCAGCATCGAGATCGAGACCGGCGCCGCCGCGCCCGCCCTGGAAGCCTCCGAGGAAGCCGCCATCACCCAGCTGGTGCGCGCCCTGACCGAAGACCGCGCCACCCGCAAGGTGGCCTATGGCACCGAGGCCGGCCTGTTCCAGGGCATCGGCATCCCCACCGTGGTCTGCGGCCCCGGCCACATCGAGCAGGCGCACAAGCCCGACGAATTCGTGGCGCTGGACCAGCTGGCCGCCTGCGAAACCTTCCTGCGCCGCATGGGCCAGTCGCTCTGA
- a CDS encoding MFS transporter, which yields MQHKAVPTRNIVAAVIGNALEWYDFLVFAFMTPIISKLFFPTDPSVPGSELNAILMTTAIFGVGFFMRPVGGIILGLYGDKKGRKAAMVMVTSLMAVSIALITVAPTYHAAGILAPIFILIARLLQGFSAGGEFGTSTALLIEMAPNGRRGFYGSWQMAGQMLALLLGAACGTLITEFFTQEQIAAWAWRLPFAFGLVIVPIAIYIRRNIDETDAFKQMKEDERQAAARGEVQRLSLGEMVRAHTRETLIGVGLVVTATVSIYITFTYLVTYSTQILKLPLNQTFLVQMAGAALMVLLTPFMGAWSDRIGRRPLVIGSLIGYLLVLYPLYHWLSDAPSIGRLLTVQIVVCFFVSAFFGVFSTVMAELFPARVRSVGLSLAYNVAVMIFGGFAQFIVTWLIKTTGSPMAPAYYVMFGVALGLVASFFMRERAHENLDH from the coding sequence GTGCAGCACAAAGCAGTTCCCACGCGCAACATCGTGGCGGCAGTCATCGGCAACGCCCTCGAATGGTATGACTTCCTGGTGTTCGCGTTCATGACGCCGATCATCTCGAAATTGTTCTTCCCCACCGATCCCAGCGTTCCCGGCAGCGAACTGAACGCCATCCTGATGACCACGGCGATCTTCGGTGTCGGGTTCTTCATGCGCCCGGTGGGCGGCATCATCCTGGGCCTGTACGGCGACAAGAAGGGCCGCAAGGCCGCGATGGTGATGGTGACCTCGCTGATGGCGGTGTCCATCGCCCTGATCACCGTGGCGCCGACGTATCACGCGGCCGGCATCCTGGCCCCGATCTTCATCCTCATCGCGCGGCTGCTGCAGGGCTTCTCGGCCGGCGGCGAATTCGGCACCTCGACCGCCCTGCTGATCGAGATGGCGCCCAACGGCAGGCGCGGCTTCTACGGCTCGTGGCAGATGGCCGGGCAGATGCTGGCGCTGCTGCTGGGCGCGGCCTGCGGCACGCTGATCACCGAGTTCTTCACGCAGGAGCAGATCGCGGCCTGGGCCTGGCGCCTGCCGTTCGCCTTCGGCCTGGTGATTGTGCCGATCGCCATCTATATCCGCCGCAACATCGACGAAACCGACGCCTTCAAGCAGATGAAGGAAGACGAACGCCAGGCCGCCGCGCGCGGCGAGGTGCAGCGCCTGAGCCTGGGCGAGATGGTGCGCGCCCACACGCGCGAAACCTTGATCGGCGTGGGCCTGGTGGTGACGGCGACGGTGTCGATCTACATCACCTTCACCTACCTGGTGACCTACTCGACCCAGATCCTGAAGCTGCCGCTGAACCAGACCTTCCTGGTGCAGATGGCGGGCGCCGCGCTGATGGTGCTGCTGACGCCGTTCATGGGCGCCTGGTCCGACCGCATCGGCCGTCGGCCGCTGGTGATCGGTTCGCTGATCGGCTATCTGCTGGTGCTGTACCCGCTGTATCACTGGCTGTCGGACGCGCCGTCGATCGGCCGCCTGCTGACCGTGCAGATCGTGGTGTGCTTCTTCGTGTCCGCCTTCTTCGGCGTGTTCAGCACCGTCATGGCGGAGCTGTTCCCGGCGCGGGTGCGCTCGGTGGGCCTGTCGCTGGCCTATAACGTGGCGGTGATGATCTTCGGCGGTTTCGCCCAGTTCATCGTGACCTGGCTGATCAAGACCACGGGTTC